Proteins found in one Sporosarcina sp. FSL K6-3457 genomic segment:
- a CDS encoding amino acid ABC transporter permease, protein MSFDYMISILKPMLEGAQVTVLLFLIAIAVSIPLGFLLTLAVRSNIKPLAWFANGYIYLMRGTPLLLQLLFFVFGLPLLPIVGEYLVFDRFAAACLGFILNYAAYFAEIFRGGLLSVDKGQYEASQVLGLNKWQTMTRVILPQMFRVALPAVANESVTLVKDTALLYAVAVPELLHFAQTAVNRDFTIVPFFFAGIIYLMITLVLTLFFKWLERRFKYD, encoded by the coding sequence ATGTCTTTTGATTATATGATTTCAATACTCAAGCCAATGCTAGAAGGGGCACAAGTAACAGTCCTCCTGTTTTTGATCGCTATTGCGGTGTCAATTCCACTTGGTTTCCTTTTAACACTCGCGGTTAGGAGCAATATTAAGCCGCTTGCCTGGTTTGCTAATGGTTATATTTACTTAATGCGTGGTACACCTCTGTTATTACAATTATTATTTTTTGTCTTTGGTTTGCCTTTACTTCCGATTGTCGGAGAATACTTAGTGTTTGATCGATTTGCAGCTGCTTGTTTAGGATTTATATTGAATTATGCTGCCTACTTTGCGGAAATCTTCCGTGGTGGGCTGCTGTCGGTTGATAAGGGCCAATATGAGGCTTCACAGGTACTAGGTTTGAATAAATGGCAAACAATGACGCGGGTCATTTTGCCTCAAATGTTCCGCGTTGCCCTTCCGGCTGTAGCTAACGAATCAGTGACATTGGTGAAGGATACGGCACTCCTCTATGCCGTTGCAGTACCGGAATTATTGCACTTTGCCCAGACAGCTGTAAACCGTGATTTTACAATCGTACCTTTCTTTTTTGCAGGTATTATTTATTTAATGATAACGCTCGTATTGACCTTATTCTTTAAATGGCTCGAACGGCGATTCAAATATGACTAA
- a CDS encoding amino acid ABC transporter ATP-binding protein, with protein sequence MAIIEVSNLKKSFGNLDVLKKITFDVNKNDVVAIIGPSGSGKSTMLRSLVHLEEINGGSIRIAGDYLVKDGNYAKAQEIKQVTAKMGMVFQHFDLFPHLTVKENLELAPRLTKREPVAAIRQRSTELLGKVGLSDKAATYPSKLSGGQKQRVAIARALMMNPEILLFDEPTSALDPELTGEVLEVMKDLAEEHMTMIVVTHEMDFAQEVANRVIFMDNGEIIESGNPRDVLTNPQQERTKAFLNRSLK encoded by the coding sequence ATGGCCATCATTGAAGTATCCAACCTAAAAAAATCATTTGGAAATCTGGATGTACTCAAAAAAATTACGTTCGATGTCAATAAAAACGATGTGGTTGCAATCATCGGCCCTTCTGGTTCAGGGAAAAGCACGATGCTTCGCAGTTTAGTCCATCTCGAAGAAATAAACGGTGGTAGTATCCGAATAGCTGGTGACTATCTCGTCAAGGATGGCAATTACGCAAAGGCACAGGAAATTAAGCAGGTTACTGCTAAAATGGGCATGGTGTTCCAGCACTTCGATCTCTTTCCGCACCTTACAGTCAAAGAAAACTTGGAACTCGCACCAAGACTGACAAAGAGGGAACCGGTTGCTGCAATTCGACAGAGAAGTACTGAATTACTGGGGAAAGTCGGGCTATCAGACAAGGCAGCGACGTATCCGTCCAAGCTTTCTGGCGGCCAAAAGCAACGGGTGGCAATCGCACGGGCACTTATGATGAACCCTGAAATACTATTGTTCGATGAACCAACATCCGCTTTAGACCCTGAATTGACAGGAGAAGTATTAGAAGTGATGAAGGATCTTGCCGAAGAGCACATGACCATGATTGTCGTGACACATGAAATGGACTTTGCTCAAGAAGTGGCCAATCGAGTGATTTTCATGGATAACGGAGAAATTATTGAGTCGGGAAATCCTAGGGATGTATTGACCAACCCCCAGCAGGAGCGGACCAAAGCCTTTTTAAATCGAAGTTTGAAATAA
- a CDS encoding cache domain-containing sensor histidine kinase codes for MKLRTKLTLFFSAITLIPLLSMGVFTYQVSSKMMKEQVSKGIMENLTQINKNLAFFSRDIEQLSNYIYRSEFVQDKLQKSSTRTNLEKYQDFELVNELFDSVLGTKNWTINVYIIGFNGDRYFTGDYLPPQYNQISENWGIFRKAKEANGTVVWDTHYTIRHAESQEVVLRVGQLLKNQQSEAIGYLIIDILEPSIAELYQSNYHSNQEQMYLIDSEGYIISGYPSKTTIGTRMKHESIDNILNSQRGFFDTTLNHKKYITIFDTNEETHYKVVNYTPESEITKNSQPIKYLTLLLIVIAFIVTVWFTYLFAISITSPINRLKIVMKKVEKGDLDVRFQANYEDEVSELGRNFNSMIMKLQTSIQESLEKKSRLQEAEINTLRAQINPHFLYNTLETMSAIAKIKGVRMISDLAIALGEMMRYSIKKDSEYVRLEEDLLLLERYLFIQEVRFQTKIKITISVEESAKKLLIPPLLIQPLVENAIIHGLETKVGQGMLSIRITHNESLLCIKIKDDGMGMDDKKLAAVTNLLESKVTSSQLGIGLENVVKRISLYYGNRYGVTIASEENVGTTVSMKLPVMRGKRGESHD; via the coding sequence TTGAAGTTACGAACAAAGCTAACGTTGTTTTTTTCAGCGATTACACTTATACCCCTGTTGTCTATGGGCGTATTCACTTATCAAGTTAGTTCAAAGATGATGAAAGAACAGGTTAGTAAAGGAATCATGGAGAATTTAACACAAATTAATAAAAATCTTGCTTTTTTTTCACGTGATATTGAGCAACTCAGCAATTATATTTATCGTTCAGAATTTGTACAGGACAAGCTTCAGAAAAGCTCAACACGAACAAACTTAGAGAAATATCAAGACTTTGAACTAGTGAATGAGCTGTTTGACTCTGTGCTAGGAACAAAAAATTGGACAATTAATGTTTATATTATTGGCTTCAATGGTGATCGTTATTTTACGGGTGACTATTTACCACCTCAGTACAATCAAATCTCTGAAAACTGGGGGATCTTCAGAAAGGCAAAGGAGGCAAATGGTACTGTTGTTTGGGACACGCATTATACGATTAGACATGCCGAGTCGCAGGAGGTTGTACTGCGTGTTGGTCAGCTGTTAAAAAATCAGCAAAGCGAAGCGATTGGTTATTTAATTATCGATATATTGGAGCCTTCCATCGCAGAACTATATCAATCCAACTATCATAGTAATCAAGAGCAAATGTATTTGATTGATTCTGAAGGCTACATCATTTCAGGGTACCCGAGTAAAACAACAATTGGCACAAGGATGAAACATGAATCGATTGATAATATTTTAAATAGCCAAAGAGGATTTTTTGACACCACTTTAAATCACAAAAAATACATTACAATCTTCGATACAAATGAAGAAACGCATTATAAAGTGGTCAACTATACACCTGAAAGTGAAATTACGAAAAATAGCCAACCGATTAAGTATTTGACGTTGTTATTAATTGTGATTGCTTTTATTGTGACGGTTTGGTTTACATATTTATTCGCAATTTCAATTACTTCGCCTATAAATCGATTGAAAATAGTGATGAAGAAGGTGGAGAAAGGTGATCTTGACGTTCGTTTTCAAGCTAATTATGAGGATGAGGTAAGTGAATTAGGACGTAACTTTAACAGTATGATTATGAAGTTACAGACATCAATTCAAGAGAGCTTAGAGAAGAAAAGTCGCCTCCAAGAAGCAGAAATCAATACACTACGTGCACAAATCAATCCGCACTTTCTTTATAACACACTCGAAACGATGAGCGCGATTGCTAAAATAAAAGGTGTAAGAATGATTAGTGACTTGGCGATTGCGCTTGGAGAAATGATGCGATATTCCATTAAAAAAGACAGTGAATATGTTCGTCTTGAAGAAGACCTGTTACTCTTAGAACGTTATTTATTTATACAAGAAGTTAGATTTCAGACAAAAATAAAGATTACTATTTCAGTTGAAGAATCAGCAAAGAAATTATTGATTCCTCCATTATTAATACAGCCGCTTGTTGAAAATGCGATTATTCATGGATTGGAAACGAAAGTAGGGCAAGGTATGTTATCGATTCGTATTACTCATAACGAATCATTACTTTGTATTAAAATCAAAGATGATGGCATGGGCATGGATGACAAGAAGTTAGCTGCGGTTACAAATCTTTTGGAAAGTAAAGTAACCTCATCACAGTTAGGAATCGGTTTAGAAAATGTCGTAAAAAGAATTTCTTTATATTACGGCAATAGGTATGGAGTTACGATTGCTAGTGAAGAGAATGTAGGTACAACCGTTAGTATGAAGTTGCCGGTGATGCGTGGGAAACGAGGGGAAAGTCATGATTAA
- a CDS encoding response regulator transcription factor has translation MIKMVIVDDEWLIRESLQHGIDWAAMGIEVVGTAADGYEAITLIKTEAPHLLVTDIRMPGLDGLELIGAAKDMNPDLKSIIISGFGEFEYAQKALKMGADDYLLKPIADEDLKDIINRLVCQVKLEEQDKQEKVDSYLLKVIRGELKADKKLFEQYGLNGQFGVICWDSEHGGSLQVQESGIKSLAQGILFVEEAHQKQLFFQQLDGLFIDNKVVGGCSSFSSNCDDLHSLYRQALMLKEQSKFGRDQGCLFYEHSQSPINMEEVFLYIEEHYQEAISLQSLATKFFISDSYFSRIFKQHTGKNFIEYVTEYRMKIAKDLLAYSTMKTNEVSIAVGYTDQRYFSQLFKKQIGMTPSLYRKKAKEEKLIP, from the coding sequence ATGATTAAAATGGTGATTGTCGATGATGAGTGGTTAATCCGTGAAAGTCTGCAGCACGGGATTGATTGGGCAGCAATGGGGATTGAGGTAGTGGGTACTGCGGCTGATGGGTATGAGGCAATCACATTAATTAAAACGGAGGCTCCTCATTTATTAGTCACAGATATTCGGATGCCCGGTTTAGATGGACTTGAGCTAATTGGTGCTGCCAAAGATATGAATCCGGATTTGAAATCAATTATTATTTCTGGTTTTGGTGAATTTGAATATGCGCAAAAAGCATTGAAAATGGGTGCGGATGATTATCTATTAAAACCGATTGCAGATGAGGATTTAAAGGATATTATCAATCGACTTGTGTGCCAAGTGAAGCTAGAGGAACAGGACAAACAAGAAAAGGTAGACAGTTATCTTCTTAAAGTAATTCGAGGAGAGTTAAAAGCTGATAAGAAATTATTTGAGCAATATGGGTTAAATGGACAGTTCGGGGTTATTTGCTGGGACAGTGAACATGGGGGTTCGTTGCAAGTACAGGAATCTGGCATTAAAAGCTTAGCGCAAGGTATTTTATTTGTTGAGGAAGCACACCAAAAACAACTGTTTTTTCAGCAATTGGACGGATTGTTCATCGACAATAAAGTGGTAGGTGGCTGTAGTAGTTTTTCGAGTAATTGTGATGACCTGCACAGTTTATACAGACAGGCGCTTATGTTAAAAGAACAATCCAAATTTGGCCGAGATCAGGGCTGTTTGTTTTATGAGCATTCACAGTCTCCGATTAATATGGAGGAGGTGTTTCTCTATATCGAAGAGCATTATCAAGAAGCGATTTCATTACAATCTTTAGCGACGAAATTTTTTATATCAGATAGTTATTTTAGTAGAATATTCAAGCAGCATACAGGAAAAAACTTCATTGAATATGTGACGGAGTACCGTATGAAGATTGCCAAAGACCTTCTTGCGTATTCGACGATGAAGACAAACGAAGTGAGTATAGCGGTTGGTTATACAGACCAACGTTACTTCAGTCAATTGTTCAAGAAACAGATAGGGATGACACCCTCACTGTATAGAAAAAAGGCTAAGGAAGAAAAACTTATTCCGTGA
- a CDS encoding ABC transporter substrate-binding protein — translation MKKLLVVMLVALLALLVVACGQEDGKTVAESKSETETKTETKKSTKVTVYSPHQAEIINPIVKEFQDRTKIEVELVTGGTGELLNRMKAESGNPLGDVFWGGGAESLAAFIENFEAYKVANDAEIADIYKSVDGSWTGFSALPMVIMYNKDMVKEDEVPQSWNALLDPKWKGKIAFADPAKSGSSYTQLVTMLFANQDDGAEGWDFVKNFVGNLDGKVLGGSSMVFKGVADGEFPIGVTLEEAAYRYISGGANVDVAYPEEGTSAVPDGMALIKGAKNKENAQQFLDFLASKDVQEIIVKEFNRRSILDDVAAPEGLIPSKDIPLVDYDFNWAADNQADVMKTFQDIIIGK, via the coding sequence TTGAAAAAGTTATTAGTTGTTATGTTAGTCGCACTACTTGCATTACTGGTTGTAGCATGTGGTCAAGAGGATGGGAAAACGGTAGCCGAAAGCAAATCCGAGACCGAAACCAAAACCGAAACTAAAAAATCAACAAAAGTCACGGTTTATTCGCCGCACCAGGCCGAGATTATTAATCCGATTGTAAAAGAGTTTCAAGACCGAACGAAAATTGAAGTGGAACTTGTAACAGGTGGTACAGGTGAATTGCTTAACCGAATGAAAGCTGAGTCTGGTAATCCTTTAGGTGACGTCTTTTGGGGTGGAGGAGCAGAATCATTAGCCGCTTTTATAGAAAATTTCGAAGCCTATAAAGTAGCGAACGATGCTGAGATTGCTGATATTTATAAAAGTGTAGACGGATCTTGGACTGGTTTTTCTGCTTTACCAATGGTCATTATGTACAACAAAGATATGGTGAAAGAAGATGAAGTACCACAATCATGGAATGCTTTACTTGATCCAAAATGGAAGGGGAAAATTGCATTTGCTGACCCAGCAAAATCGGGCTCCTCTTATACACAGCTCGTGACGATGTTATTTGCCAATCAAGATGATGGAGCAGAGGGCTGGGATTTCGTCAAAAACTTTGTAGGAAATCTAGATGGTAAAGTTTTAGGTGGATCAAGTATGGTCTTTAAAGGTGTGGCAGATGGAGAATTTCCGATTGGTGTGACGTTAGAAGAAGCGGCTTACCGTTATATCTCTGGTGGTGCAAATGTAGATGTAGCTTACCCTGAGGAAGGAACTTCTGCTGTTCCAGATGGTATGGCGTTAATTAAAGGAGCTAAAAATAAAGAAAATGCACAGCAATTCTTAGACTTTTTAGCAAGTAAAGATGTTCAAGAAATCATTGTGAAGGAATTCAATAGACGCTCGATCCTTGATGATGTGGCTGCACCGGAGGGGTTGATCCCTTCTAAGGATATTCCACTTGTTGACTATGATTTCAACTGGGCAGCAGACAATCAAGCTGATGTTATGAAAACGTTCCAAGATATCATTATTGGTAAATAA